From Streptomyces chrestomyceticus JCM 4735, one genomic window encodes:
- a CDS encoding CoA transferase subunit A, with translation MTADGVVARLESGMTLGIGGWGSRRKPMALVRALLRSGLTDLTVVSCGGPDVGLLAAAGKIRRLVTPFVTLDSVPLEPHFRAARERGALELTELDEAMFLWGLTAAGQRLPFMPVRAGLGSDVLRVNPHLRTVTSPYEDGEVLAAAPALRLDAALVHLNRADARGNAQYLGPDPYFDDLFCEAADTAYVSCERIVDGEELARAGCPQTLLVSRMFVSGVVEAPRGAHFTSCVPDYGRDEAFQRAYVRAAADPDTWAAFVKRFLSGDEDDYRAAVAAFTEEAGESEESEESKPAAAGTTAEERR, from the coding sequence ATGACCGCCGACGGCGTGGTGGCGCGGCTGGAGAGCGGCATGACGCTCGGCATCGGCGGCTGGGGTTCGCGCCGCAAGCCGATGGCGCTGGTCCGTGCCCTGCTGCGGTCCGGCCTGACGGATCTCACCGTCGTCTCCTGCGGCGGCCCCGATGTCGGCCTGCTGGCGGCCGCCGGGAAGATCCGCCGGCTGGTCACGCCCTTCGTCACGCTGGACTCGGTCCCCCTGGAGCCGCACTTCCGCGCCGCCCGCGAGCGCGGCGCCCTGGAACTGACCGAGCTGGACGAGGCGATGTTCCTATGGGGCCTGACCGCGGCGGGCCAGCGGCTGCCGTTCATGCCGGTACGGGCCGGGCTCGGCTCCGACGTGCTGCGGGTCAACCCCCATCTCCGTACGGTCACTTCGCCGTACGAGGACGGCGAGGTGCTGGCCGCCGCCCCGGCGCTGCGGCTGGACGCGGCGCTGGTGCACCTCAACCGGGCGGACGCCCGGGGCAACGCCCAGTATCTGGGGCCCGACCCGTACTTCGACGACCTCTTCTGCGAGGCGGCGGACACGGCGTACGTCTCGTGCGAACGGATCGTGGACGGCGAAGAGCTGGCGCGGGCGGGCTGTCCGCAGACGCTGCTGGTCAGCCGGATGTTCGTCAGCGGTGTCGTGGAGGCGCCGCGCGGTGCGCACTTCACGTCCTGTGTGCCGGACTACGGGCGGGACGAGGCGTTCCAGCGGGCGTACGTCCGGGCGGCGGCGGACCCGGACACGTGGGCGGCGTTCGTCAAGCGCTTCCTGTCGGGCGACGAGGACGACTACCGGGCGGCGGTGGCGGCCTTCACCGAAGAGGCCGGAGAGAGCGAAGAGAGCGAAGAGAGCAAGCCCGCAGCAGCCGGGACGACCGCCGAGGAGCGCCGATGA
- a CDS encoding N-acyl homoserine lactonase family protein, translating to MDALDQKVTVSRRTAQHSPVRSVRRINLGYFVRPTSETGGPEPRVEPVLAYLVRHDAGLLLFDTGIGEADPETEAHYRPRRRSLEAALAAAGHRLDDVSVVVNCHLHFDHCGGNPLFAGRPVLVQETELAEARAGGYTVDALVDFPGVVYEELRGEAEVWPGVHIVPTPGHTAGHQSLVVEQQDGTVVLAGQACDFASDFASGQLARHAALEGVAAPLPGHPPWLERLSAFEPRRVMFAHDGSVWEPAEFPEP from the coding sequence ATGGATGCTCTGGATCAGAAGGTGACCGTCAGCAGGCGCACGGCGCAGCACTCCCCCGTGCGGAGCGTGCGCAGGATCAATCTCGGCTACTTCGTGCGTCCCACGTCGGAGACCGGCGGGCCGGAGCCTCGGGTGGAGCCGGTGCTCGCGTATCTGGTGCGGCACGACGCCGGGTTACTGCTGTTCGACACGGGGATAGGGGAGGCCGATCCGGAGACCGAGGCGCACTACCGCCCCCGGCGCCGGTCCCTGGAAGCCGCGCTGGCCGCCGCGGGGCACCGGCTCGACGACGTGTCCGTAGTGGTCAACTGTCATCTGCACTTCGACCACTGCGGCGGCAATCCGCTGTTCGCCGGACGGCCCGTCCTGGTGCAGGAGACGGAGCTGGCCGAGGCCCGCGCGGGCGGGTACACGGTGGACGCACTGGTCGACTTCCCGGGCGTCGTGTACGAGGAGCTGCGCGGTGAGGCCGAGGTGTGGCCCGGCGTCCACATCGTCCCCACGCCGGGGCACACCGCGGGGCACCAGTCCCTGGTGGTGGAACAGCAGGACGGCACGGTGGTCCTGGCGGGCCAAGCCTGTGACTTCGCCTCGGACTTCGCGTCCGGCCAGTTGGCCCGGCACGCCGCCCTCGAAGGGGTCGCCGCCCCGCTGCCCGGTCATCCGCCGTGGCTGGAGCGGCTCAGCGCGTTCGAGCCGCGGCGGGTGATGTTCGCCCACGACGGTTCGGTGTGGGAGCCCGCCGAGTTCCCGGAGCCGTAG
- a CDS encoding SDR family oxidoreductase: MALDIDLSGRVAVVTGGTRGVGAGVVRALLAAGAEVVACARRPPERPVTAADGRTAAYEPVDVRDPDAVAACFDRVRARHGRLDILVNNAGGTPYRLLDDSSPQQAARVVELNLVAPLTVSLAARAVMARQPAGGSIIMIGSVSGTRPSPGSAAYGAAKAGLENLARTMAVEWAPHIRVNTLVVGMVRTELSHLHYGDEAGIAAVGRTVPLGRLATPDEIGELCAFLAGDRCAYVSGASLAVHGGGERPAFLEAAGQPPGAPDPSPFLSSAAGTAATADPEGSDDR, encoded by the coding sequence TTGGCGCTCGACATCGATCTGTCGGGGCGCGTCGCGGTCGTCACGGGCGGCACCCGGGGCGTCGGCGCCGGTGTCGTCCGGGCCCTGCTGGCGGCCGGAGCCGAGGTCGTCGCCTGCGCCCGCCGCCCGCCGGAGCGGCCGGTCACGGCGGCGGACGGGCGCACCGCCGCCTACGAACCGGTGGACGTGCGCGACCCCGACGCGGTCGCCGCCTGCTTCGACCGGGTACGGGCCCGTCACGGACGCCTCGACATCCTCGTCAACAACGCGGGCGGCACCCCGTACCGGCTCCTCGACGACTCCTCGCCGCAGCAGGCCGCCCGGGTCGTCGAACTGAACCTCGTCGCGCCGCTGACCGTCTCCCTCGCCGCACGGGCCGTCATGGCGCGGCAGCCGGCCGGCGGCTCGATCATCATGATCGGCAGCGTCAGCGGCACCCGCCCGTCGCCCGGCTCCGCCGCCTACGGGGCGGCGAAGGCGGGCCTGGAGAACCTCGCCCGCACCATGGCCGTCGAATGGGCGCCGCACATCCGCGTCAACACCCTCGTCGTCGGCATGGTCCGTACCGAACTCTCCCACCTGCACTACGGCGACGAGGCGGGCATCGCCGCCGTCGGCCGCACCGTCCCGCTCGGCAGGCTCGCGACCCCCGACGAGATCGGCGAACTCTGCGCCTTCCTCGCCGGCGACCGGTGCGCCTACGTGAGCGGGGCGAGCCTGGCCGTCCACGGCGGGGGCGAACGGCCGGCCTTCCTGGAGGCGGCCGGACAGCCGCCCGGTGCGCCGGACCCGTCCCCGTTCCTGTCTTCGGCGGCCGGTACGGCCGCCACCGCCGACCCGGAGGGCAGCGATGACCGATGA
- a CDS encoding CoA-transferase subunit beta produces MTARTRPTAVTRAEYCVIACAEVWRGAGEVLASPMGTVPALGARLARLTFSPDLLLTDGEALLVGGGPAAGRTGAPEPMTEGWLPYRRHLALVATGRRHVMMGASQIDRYGNQNISCIGDWARPSRQLLGVRGAPVNTLNHPTSYWVPKHSPRTFVERVDMVCGVGYDRAAAAGPSATRFHRVPEVVSDLGVFDFETPDRTLRVRSLHPGVRLEDVRAATGFTLHVPDGEVPHTREPTAEELRLLREVVDPGGLRDREVPPCGP; encoded by the coding sequence ATGACCGCCCGCACCCGGCCCACGGCCGTCACCCGCGCCGAATACTGCGTGATCGCCTGCGCCGAGGTGTGGCGCGGCGCGGGCGAGGTGCTCGCCTCCCCCATGGGCACGGTTCCCGCCCTCGGCGCGCGGCTGGCGCGGCTGACCTTCTCCCCCGACCTCCTGCTGACGGACGGCGAGGCGCTGCTCGTCGGCGGCGGACCGGCGGCAGGGAGGACGGGCGCGCCAGAGCCGATGACCGAGGGCTGGCTGCCGTACCGCCGGCATCTGGCGCTGGTGGCCACCGGCCGCCGCCACGTCATGATGGGCGCGAGCCAGATCGACCGGTACGGCAACCAGAACATCTCCTGCATCGGGGACTGGGCGCGCCCGTCCCGCCAGTTGCTCGGGGTGCGGGGCGCGCCGGTCAACACCCTCAACCACCCGACCAGCTACTGGGTGCCGAAGCACTCGCCGCGGACCTTTGTCGAGCGGGTCGACATGGTCTGCGGCGTCGGGTACGACCGGGCCGCGGCGGCCGGGCCGTCCGCCACCCGCTTCCACCGCGTCCCGGAGGTCGTCAGCGACCTCGGCGTGTTCGACTTCGAGACGCCCGATCGCACCCTGCGCGTCCGGTCGCTGCATCCCGGCGTACGGCTCGAAGACGTCCGCGCGGCGACGGGGTTCACCCTGCACGTACCGGACGGAGAGGTTCCGCACACCCGTGAACCGACCGCCGAAGAACTGCGCCTGCTCCGCGAGGTCGTCGACCCGGGCGGGCTGCGCGACCGCGAGGTGCCGCCGTGCGGCCCCTGA
- a CDS encoding TetR/AcrR family transcriptional regulator: MSTAKKTAKPAAVTPPSPARRRELLATAAEVFAAHGYDATTVRRIADEAGLLAGSLYYHFDSKESMLDEILSTFLGELWAGYDAVLAAGLGPRETIEALVTESFREIDRHRPAVAIYQKESRQLAGRPRFGYLADSQQKFEKAWLGTLERGVADGVFRPDLDVRLTYRFVRDTVWVAASWYRPGGHHGPEEIARQYLSMVLDGIAVRD, encoded by the coding sequence GTGTCCACCGCAAAGAAGACCGCGAAACCGGCCGCCGTGACCCCGCCGTCACCCGCCCGCCGCCGTGAACTGCTCGCCACCGCGGCCGAGGTGTTCGCCGCCCACGGCTACGACGCGACGACCGTACGCCGGATCGCGGACGAGGCCGGGCTGCTCGCGGGCAGCCTCTACTACCACTTCGACTCCAAGGAATCGATGCTGGACGAGATCCTCAGCACCTTCCTGGGCGAGCTGTGGGCCGGGTACGACGCGGTGCTCGCCGCCGGGCTCGGCCCCCGGGAGACCATCGAGGCCCTGGTCACCGAGTCCTTCCGGGAGATCGACCGGCACCGTCCCGCCGTGGCCATCTACCAGAAGGAGTCCAGGCAGCTCGCCGGACGGCCCCGTTTCGGCTATCTCGCCGACTCGCAGCAGAAGTTCGAGAAGGCGTGGCTCGGCACGCTGGAACGCGGCGTCGCCGACGGCGTCTTCCGCCCCGACCTCGACGTCCGGCTCACCTACCGGTTCGTCCGCGACACCGTCTGGGTCGCCGCGAGCTGGTACCGGCCGGGCGGCCACCACGGCCCGGAGGAGATCGCCCGCCAGTACCTGTCGATGGTGCTGGACGGCATCGCCGTACGGGACTGA
- a CDS encoding SDR family oxidoreductase, translated as MSSSRTCLVTGAASGIGQATAARLRAQGCTVIGADLDGADIHADLATPEGRTELVERARELTGGRLDAVIACAGVAGFDPLTVKVNHFGAVATLEGLRPLLAAGTDPRAVVVSSVASVHPCDTAVVDAALAGDEPAAIAAAQAAVDRGEGYLLYGSSKAAVARWVRRNATTADWAGAGIPLNAVAPGTVVTPMTAPMLADPETRQVVNTSVPMPLHGHARPEQVAPLLTWLTSPENTHVTGQVVFLDGGADAVLRGDRTW; from the coding sequence ATGTCGTCGTCCCGTACCTGCCTCGTCACCGGAGCGGCCTCCGGCATAGGCCAGGCCACTGCCGCCCGGCTCCGCGCGCAGGGCTGCACCGTGATCGGAGCCGACCTCGACGGCGCCGACATCCACGCGGATCTGGCCACCCCCGAAGGCCGTACGGAACTGGTGGAGCGCGCCCGGGAACTGACCGGCGGCCGGCTCGACGCGGTGATCGCCTGCGCCGGAGTCGCCGGCTTCGACCCGCTGACCGTGAAGGTGAACCACTTCGGGGCGGTGGCCACCCTGGAGGGCCTGCGCCCGCTGCTCGCCGCGGGCACCGACCCGCGGGCGGTCGTCGTCTCCTCGGTGGCGTCCGTGCACCCCTGCGACACCGCCGTCGTCGACGCCGCGCTGGCCGGTGACGAGCCCGCCGCGATCGCCGCCGCGCAGGCGGCCGTCGACCGCGGCGAGGGCTACCTCCTGTACGGCTCCTCGAAGGCCGCCGTCGCGCGCTGGGTCCGCCGCAACGCCACGACCGCCGACTGGGCGGGCGCCGGCATCCCGCTCAACGCCGTCGCACCGGGCACCGTCGTCACCCCCATGACCGCGCCCATGCTCGCCGACCCGGAGACGCGCCAGGTCGTGAACACGAGCGTGCCGATGCCCCTGCACGGCCACGCCCGCCCGGAACAGGTCGCCCCGCTCCTCACCTGGCTGACGTCACCCGAGAACACCCACGTCACCGGCCAGGTCGTCTTCCTCGACGGCGGCGCCGACGCCGTACTGCGGGGTGACCGTACCTGGTGA
- a CDS encoding enoyl-CoA hydratase family protein has protein sequence MGVSTSVTVSRPQDGTALVTVDRPPVNALPVQDWFDLADAVRAAGRDPGVRCVVLAAAGRGFNAGVDIKEMRRTPGHAALLGANRGCYEAFAAVYDCEVPVVAAVRGHCLGGGIGLVGNADAIVASDDATFGLPELDRGALGAATHLARLVPPHLMRTLYYTSRTVTAAELHRHGSVWSVVPRDEVLATALALAGEIAAKDGYLLRLAKAAINGIDPVDVHRSYRFEQGFTFEANLSGVADRHRDAFARNRENRGNSTPADGPERERSEDTPETDAPETNAPEGNPS, from the coding sequence ATGGGTGTCTCCACCTCCGTCACCGTGTCCCGCCCCCAGGACGGCACCGCGCTGGTCACCGTCGACCGGCCGCCGGTCAACGCCCTGCCCGTACAGGACTGGTTCGACCTGGCCGACGCGGTCCGCGCGGCCGGCCGCGACCCCGGCGTCCGCTGTGTGGTGCTCGCCGCGGCGGGCCGCGGCTTCAACGCGGGCGTGGACATCAAGGAGATGCGGCGGACGCCGGGGCACGCCGCGTTGCTCGGCGCCAACCGGGGCTGTTACGAGGCGTTTGCGGCCGTCTACGACTGCGAGGTGCCGGTCGTCGCCGCCGTGCGGGGCCACTGCCTGGGCGGCGGCATCGGGCTGGTGGGCAACGCGGACGCGATCGTGGCGAGCGACGACGCGACGTTCGGCCTGCCCGAACTGGACCGCGGCGCGCTCGGCGCGGCCACCCACCTCGCCCGGCTCGTCCCGCCGCACCTGATGCGCACCCTCTACTACACCTCGCGCACCGTGACCGCCGCCGAACTCCACCGGCACGGCTCCGTCTGGTCCGTGGTGCCGCGCGACGAGGTGCTGGCCACGGCGCTGGCGCTGGCCGGGGAGATCGCCGCCAAGGACGGGTACCTGCTGCGGCTGGCCAAGGCCGCCATCAACGGCATCGACCCGGTCGACGTGCACCGCAGCTACCGCTTCGAGCAGGGCTTCACGTTCGAGGCCAACCTCAGCGGCGTCGCCGACCGGCACCGGGACGCCTTCGCGCGGAACAGGGAGAACAGGGGGAACAGCACGCCGGCGGACGGTCCGGAGCGCGAACGCAGCGAAGACACGCCCGAAACCGACGCCCCCGAAACCAACGCCCCCGAAGGGAACCCGAGTTGA
- a CDS encoding SDR family oxidoreductase: MTDDHPTVSAATGLCAGRVVAVTGAGRGLGRAHALAFAAEGARVVVNDLGVRPDGSPAEDAGGPADAVAAEIRAAGGEAVAHGGDVATPAGAASLVATALGTYGRLDTLVNNAGFVRDRMLVNLTEDEWDAVLRVHLKGHFLPLQHAAAHWRAQAKAGTPAQARVINTSSGAGLLGSIGQVNYSAAKAGVLGLTLVAAAELGRYGVQVNAVAPAARTRMTERTFAETMAAPADGTFDAMAPENVSPLVVWLGSAASEGVTGRVFAAEGGRITVMEGWRPGPTTDRQARFTPVEAGDTARGLLEEATAPEPVYGAPR, translated from the coding sequence ATGACCGATGACCACCCGACCGTGAGCGCCGCCACCGGTCTCTGCGCCGGCCGCGTGGTCGCCGTCACCGGCGCGGGCCGCGGCCTCGGCCGTGCCCACGCCCTGGCGTTCGCCGCCGAAGGCGCCCGGGTCGTCGTCAACGACCTGGGGGTACGGCCGGACGGCAGCCCGGCCGAGGACGCCGGAGGCCCCGCCGACGCGGTGGCCGCGGAGATCCGCGCGGCGGGCGGCGAGGCGGTCGCCCACGGCGGTGACGTCGCCACGCCCGCCGGAGCCGCCTCGCTCGTCGCCACCGCGCTGGGCACGTACGGACGCCTGGACACCCTGGTCAACAACGCGGGCTTCGTACGCGACCGGATGCTGGTGAACCTGACGGAGGACGAGTGGGACGCCGTCCTGCGCGTCCACCTCAAAGGCCACTTCCTGCCGCTCCAGCACGCGGCGGCGCACTGGCGTGCGCAGGCGAAGGCGGGCACTCCGGCGCAGGCCCGCGTCATCAACACCAGCTCGGGGGCAGGGCTGCTGGGCAGCATCGGCCAGGTCAACTACTCCGCAGCGAAGGCCGGTGTCCTCGGCCTCACTCTCGTGGCCGCCGCCGAACTGGGCCGGTACGGCGTACAGGTCAACGCCGTCGCCCCGGCCGCCCGCACCCGGATGACCGAGCGGACCTTCGCCGAGACCATGGCGGCACCGGCGGACGGCACCTTCGACGCGATGGCCCCCGAGAACGTCTCACCGCTCGTCGTCTGGCTCGGCTCCGCCGCCTCCGAAGGCGTCACCGGCCGGGTCTTCGCGGCCGAAGGCGGGCGCATCACGGTCATGGAGGGCTGGCGCCCGGGCCCCACCACCGACCGGCAGGCCCGCTTCACCCCGGTCGAGGCGGGCGACACGGCGCGCGGACTGCTCGAAGAGGCGACCGCGCCGGAACCGGTGTACGGGGCACCGAGGTAG
- a CDS encoding acetyl-CoA C-acetyltransferase has translation MAEAYIIDALRTPVGKRGGGLAAAHPADLGAHVLKALMARTGVDPAAVDDVVFGCLDAVGPQAGDIARTSWLAAGLPEEVPGVTVDRQCGSSQQAVHFAAQAVLSGTQDLVVAGGTQNMSMIPIAFASRRAAEPLGLTEGPFAGSEGWRARYGDQPVDQFHGAELIADKWRISRTDMEEYALRSHRRAVRAADEGRFARELVPYGDVTADEGPRRDTSAAKMAALAPVVPGGRLTAAVSSQVSDGAAALLLASERAVRDHGLTPRARVHHLSVRGEDPVRMLSAPIPATAHALKKTGLGIDAVDLVEINEAFAPVVLAWLEETGADPARVNVNGGAIALGHPLGATGCRLMTTLLHELERTGGRYGLQTMCEGGGQANVTVIERL, from the coding sequence ATGGCCGAGGCATACATCATCGACGCGCTGCGCACTCCGGTCGGCAAGCGCGGCGGCGGGCTCGCCGCCGCGCACCCGGCCGACCTCGGCGCGCACGTCCTCAAAGCGCTGATGGCGCGTACGGGCGTGGACCCGGCCGCCGTGGACGACGTGGTCTTCGGCTGCCTGGACGCCGTCGGCCCGCAGGCCGGGGACATCGCCCGTACGAGCTGGCTGGCGGCCGGACTCCCCGAGGAGGTGCCGGGCGTCACCGTCGACCGGCAGTGCGGCTCCTCCCAGCAGGCCGTCCACTTCGCCGCGCAGGCCGTGCTCTCCGGCACCCAGGACCTGGTCGTCGCGGGCGGCACCCAGAACATGTCGATGATCCCCATCGCCTTCGCGAGCCGCCGGGCCGCCGAACCGCTCGGGCTGACCGAAGGACCGTTCGCGGGCAGCGAGGGCTGGCGCGCCCGGTACGGCGACCAGCCGGTGGACCAGTTCCACGGCGCCGAACTGATCGCGGACAAATGGCGCATCTCCCGTACGGACATGGAGGAGTACGCGCTGCGCTCGCACCGGCGGGCCGTCCGCGCCGCCGACGAGGGGCGCTTCGCGCGCGAGCTGGTCCCGTACGGGGACGTGACGGCCGACGAGGGCCCGCGCCGTGACACCTCGGCGGCGAAGATGGCCGCCCTCGCGCCGGTGGTGCCCGGCGGCCGGCTCACGGCCGCCGTCTCCTCCCAGGTGTCCGACGGCGCCGCGGCCCTGCTGCTGGCGAGCGAGCGGGCCGTACGGGACCACGGGCTGACGCCGCGCGCCCGCGTCCACCACCTGTCCGTACGCGGCGAGGACCCGGTCCGGATGCTGTCCGCGCCGATCCCGGCCACCGCCCACGCGCTGAAGAAGACCGGACTCGGCATCGACGCCGTCGACCTCGTGGAGATCAACGAGGCGTTCGCGCCGGTGGTCCTCGCCTGGCTGGAAGAGACCGGAGCCGACCCCGCCCGGGTCAACGTCAACGGCGGCGCCATCGCCCTCGGCCACCCGCTCGGCGCGACCGGCTGCCGGCTCATGACCACGCTGCTGCACGAGCTGGAGCGCACCGGCGGACGCTACGGGCTCCAGACGATGTGCGAGGGCGGCGGCCAGGCCAATGTGACCGTGATCGAACGGCTGTGA
- a CDS encoding NAD(P)H-dependent flavin oxidoreductase: MTTALTELTGVRHPVVQTGMGWVAGPRLVSATAEAGALGILASATMSTERLRAAVREVASRTDRPFGVNLRADAGDAAERVHVIIEEGVRVASFALAPSRELIARLKDAGVVVIPTVGARRHAEKVAAWGADAVIVQGAEGGGHTGEVATSVLLPQVVDAVDIPVVAAGGFHDGRGLVAALAFGAAGVAMGTRFLLTSDSTVPEAVKARYLAASVGDVTVTRAVDGLPHRMLRTDLVAALERSGRPAALLRAVRHAAAFRKEAGTGWARTVRDGLAMKRGAGLTWSQVLLAANTPMMLRAALVEGRTDAGVMASGQVAGVIEDLPSCAELVGRIMAEAAATLDRLERGGTE, encoded by the coding sequence CTGACCACCGCGCTGACCGAGCTGACGGGCGTCCGCCATCCCGTCGTGCAGACCGGCATGGGGTGGGTCGCCGGGCCGCGCCTGGTCTCCGCCACCGCCGAGGCGGGCGCGCTCGGCATCCTGGCGTCCGCCACCATGTCGACCGAGCGGCTGCGGGCCGCGGTCCGCGAGGTCGCCTCCCGTACGGACCGGCCCTTCGGCGTCAATCTGCGGGCGGACGCCGGGGACGCGGCCGAGCGGGTGCACGTCATCATCGAGGAAGGCGTGCGGGTCGCCTCGTTCGCCCTGGCGCCCTCGCGGGAGCTGATCGCCCGCCTCAAGGACGCGGGAGTCGTCGTCATCCCGACGGTGGGGGCGCGGCGGCACGCGGAGAAGGTCGCCGCGTGGGGTGCGGACGCGGTGATCGTCCAGGGCGCGGAGGGCGGCGGGCACACCGGTGAGGTGGCGACCAGCGTGCTGCTGCCGCAGGTCGTGGACGCGGTGGACATCCCGGTCGTGGCGGCCGGCGGCTTCCACGACGGGCGCGGGCTGGTGGCCGCCCTGGCCTTCGGGGCGGCCGGTGTGGCCATGGGGACGCGCTTCCTGCTCACGTCCGACAGCACCGTCCCGGAGGCGGTCAAGGCGCGCTACCTGGCGGCCTCGGTCGGGGACGTCACCGTGACGCGTGCGGTGGACGGGCTGCCGCACCGGATGCTGCGGACGGATTTGGTGGCGGCCCTGGAGCGGTCCGGGCGCCCGGCGGCGCTGCTGCGGGCCGTGCGGCACGCCGCCGCGTTCCGGAAGGAGGCGGGGACGGGCTGGGCCCGTACGGTGCGCGACGGGCTGGCCATGAAGCGGGGCGCGGGGCTGACCTGGAGCCAGGTGCTGCTGGCCGCGAACACGCCGATGATGCTGCGGGCCGCGCTGGTGGAGGGCCGTACGGACGCCGGGGTGATGGCGTCCGGGCAGGTGGCCGGGGTCATCGAGGACCTGCCGTCGTGCGCGGAACTGGTCGGCCGGATCATGGCCGAGGCGGCGGCGACGCTGGACCGGCTGGAGCGGGGCGGCACGGAGTGA